A window of Gorilla gorilla gorilla isolate KB3781 chromosome 5, NHGRI_mGorGor1-v2.1_pri, whole genome shotgun sequence genomic DNA:
CCCTGGGGAGGAACAGACCCCAGGCCCAGGAAGGGCAGCTCTAACATCAGACTCTCCCTCCCCAGCCACCCCACACCCTTTATAGCTCCTGAATTTCCTCTTCCTCTACACAACTCTAAACACAAAGACCTCAAAAGACAATAATCAAAACTCTCAGAGGGAATGAGTCTTTACCCACCTCCTACGTCCTCTAGCCCATCTAACGCTTCGCATTTTTAGGGTCCTGAACACTAAAAATAGTGTTCACTAAAAACAGTGTAACATAGTGATTCATATTTAGTTATCTGTACCTCATGAGTACGTTAAGCTGTTTTTATAGTCTATGTAGCTAGACCAGAAGCTTCTTGGGTCAGAGAGTGTGTTTCCTCTGAGTTTCTCTGAAGCACCTTAGATAGGTGCTCATGCAGTAGCCAGTCTCCTAGGCACTTCTCTTAGCGTTCCCTCCCCAACCCATGCACCCACCTCACCTTGCGAAGCAGTGCACGGTCAAAGTCCCCAAGCGCCAATGTAGCAGCCTGACCAGCTCGCAGCACACGACAGGCAGAGCGGTTGCGCTGGATGCTGCATACTCTCAGCTCCAGGAAGCAGCCATCATCCGTGGGGCCCACCACCAGCTGGTCCCCCTCACGGCAAATCCCACTGCAGCCCAGAGGGCAGGTGGCACAGTGTCAGCCAAGGTCCCCATACCTACTTCTCTATTAGGATCACCCAGAGCATTCCTTCCCTTCTAGGGTTGAGTCCCTCAATTGGGGAAGAACCCTAAATTCTGACTTGGATGTAACAGGGCTCACTGCCAGAGTTCAGAATCAGAACACTAATTTCAGAAAAGGCCAGAAGTGATGGTGGACAGAGAGACACTTGCTGGTTTAACAACACCGAACACCTAATCGCTGAAGGAGCAAGTTATCCCCTTGGGTTTCATTCTCTGCTTTGCAGAGTCTTAGGCCAGccgcgttggctcacacctgtaatcctagcacttggggaggctgaggcaggtggatcacttgaggtcaggaattcaagaccagcctggccaacatggtgacgaccccgtctctactaaaaatacaaaaattagccgggcatggtggtaggcgcctgtaattccagctactcgaggctgaggcaggagaattgctggaacccaggaggcagaggttgcagtgagccaagatcgctccactgcaatccagcctgggcgacagagcgagactctgtctcaaaaaaaagaaagaaagaaagaaagaagagtctTAAGTGACGTCTCTCATTTCCCTATGTGAGATGAAGTCAGTTGAATACACTCTAGTTTTCTTCCTGGAGCCCAAGACCCACACTTCTCTCTCAGGGGCCTGGAGATTCCCCAATAGGCAGCGATACTGTTTCTTCCCTCCAAAGCCAACAGACTACCGTTCTCCAGCTCTTCTGATAGTGAAAGCCTAATCTGCAAATAAGCATGTCCTTTAAATGGGTTCCGTTCAATTCCAGGGTCTCCTCCTTTGGGCCAGGATGTCTTTGAGTATATGGGTGAGGGCTGAGTGGGGAGGGTAGCAAGCAAGACAATTCACCTGGAAAGTGTTCCTCCAACAACAGTCCCCACCTCTGGTACTGTGTAGATTTCATCCACCTGAAGCCAAAGAAAACGCTATCAATGGCCTGCCAAGTAGGGCTGGTGGGTCCAAAATCTCTAAACAGACTCTGGGTTTGGTCTGAAGCAGCCCCTCCCTGTTTCCCAGCCTGTTAGCTGTTTGGGCAGTCAACTACCTGGAACTCCGTCAGCTGCTGCATGagttcctcctgctctttgctgtTGGTGAGTGGCGGCAGAATATTCAGAAAGACTTTGAGGAGGTCCAGACTCTCTCCAGACACACTGGACAATGTGAAGATGGGGGTGACACTGTAGAGGGAGGCATGGAATGGACAGATAAAGACAGTCCaaacaggaggcagaggccagagccccaTACATGGAAAGGTGAGCTTTGTTCTTGGCTGGGGGCCCCTCTCTCCTGTCTGCAAATGGCTCAGGAACTCTGGGCCTTCTTGTGAGCCAGTCGAGCAATGTCACACAAAAAGCCCATCCCAGAGCCCAAGGGAAACAGCAAATGCCTGGTATAGCACTTCATCCCCATGGTCCCAGGCATCAGCAATGCTCCAGGTTGGCTCGCGGGGAGGGTCAAGCCCTTTAGCAAGATGCCCCTCCACAATCCCAAGCTGAAACACCCGCAGAACTAAGCCAGAACTGGTCTGGCCCTGGAGGAGTAGGATATCATGCTTCTGGGCCCTGGGCTCTGTGGCAGCCTTCCTAGTGGATCAGGGCTTTAGAGTAAGGTGGGCTTACTTGGGCGACTGAGCAAACTGCTGGGCAGCAGTGACGGCATCATCCTCAGAGGTGACCAGCATGGGGACCTTGTGGCAGCCAGGCTGCTTGAGGACCCGCTCCAGCTGGCGTACTGTCCTCTCCACTGTGGTCTTGGCACATAGGTCGATCTTGCTGACCACGATGAAGAAGGGCactttcagggccagggccagcccCAGATGTTCCCTTGTGGTGCCAGCTGCCTCATAAGGACAGCAAGCAGCAGGAGAGAAGAGTGAGAATgcagaagggaggagagggaagaagaggagcATTGGTCTGTCTCCAAGATTTGAGGCCCAGGGTAGGAGAGTCAGCACCCCCCTTCAGCCCTGTCCCTGCCCTAATGCCTCGTACCAATCCCAGTGTTGGCACTGACGAGGAGCAGGGCGCAGTCGGGGCAGTATGATGTGAGGCCAAAGATGGTGGTGTGTAGGTACTTATGGTGGCCTGCCAGGTCGATGAAGGTGATCATCTTGGAGCTGCTCTCACAGATCTCCTCTGCTGTCCGTGAGTCGCTGTAATTCACCAcctggcccagggcccagggccctcaGTGCCTCCTGCCAGCCCTTCCAACCCCTTCAGAGTTGCCAGGACCTAAACCATTCCCTGGGTGACCCTGCCTCTTAATCTTGAccccattttttatttaatttagttgATTCCCCATTGATTTCCTAAGAGGGGCAGAGCTTGTTCACAGTCCCCTCAGGGCATTCATCTATACTATTTCAAAAAGTCTCCACACTCTACCCCCATCCTATGTCCTTCACTACTACCATCCCATCCTCAGAGTCTGGCCCCATTGGGTCCCATTGATCCCATGCACCTCTCCCTTGCTGTTAAAGCCCAGGATCTCGAAGCTGATGCTGGAGGTTCGGCCAGACTGAATCTCATGCAGGTGGCGGAAAAGGTTGAGCCGAGCCCGGCCCCGCCCATTGTCCAGCTCTCCCTGGGTCAGGACTCCAAGCAGAGTTGACTTCCCGGAGTCCACATTCCCCAGGACGGCCACACGGAGGTCTAGGAACTGTGGATGAATTGCCAGAGATAAGGACTCCAATCTCTCACCCCTCTAACTGAAGACTGGGTCAAGGGCAGTGATGCTCCCTAGGGAGCAAGTGATGAACCGGAAGCCCCCAGGATCCCAGGCCAGGAGACAGCCTGCCACCACAGGGcccttccacagtgtggacaTGAGAGACAGGGATGGGTGTGTGCTCACCTGTTGGTTGTCAGGGACCTTTCGTACTAGCACCTCGGTGATCTTCCGGGGCAAGTCGCTATCATAATCCACTTCTCGCTCTCGAAGAACGGTTATGTCTGCCCCAACCCTGTCACAGCAAGGCCACAGCTGCCATATCTCACCTGTCCTTCTCATATTCCAGGCTCGCTCTGGACCTACAGACTTCCTGCACCTCCCACAGAGCTCCCAATACCTTAGTGCACTTCCTACCACCCTCCAATCTATTCCTCATTCACAGTTCcctttaaaacaaatatacatatcTTAATTCAAGGAGCAAAACAGCCTAGGTCCAGTGAGGAGGGGACCAAAACACTAACCCTCCCCACTTCAGCCTTTTGTCAAGAGAAGGAAAGTCCCGCCTTGGCCCCTCAGGCCCTAGGTAACTGGGTATGCATGGGTCCCCCCAAGTCAGGTAAAGGAGAACtggtggggaaggggaagcatACTTCTCTGCCATCCGGTGCAGGGTCTTGAGCGAAGCTCGCATTTCCTCCTCAGCCAGCCCCACCAGCAGCCCATTGTCCTCTACCCCAATCTGGTAGACGGCCTCACCACGTCCCTCCTGGAGCCGCCACTTCATTTGTGTCACCAGGTGCTCAAAGCGGTACTGGGATGGATTCACCAGCTTCAACTTAGGGCAAGTGGGGTATCATAAGGTGAAATCAGAGGTGTTCCTCCCAAACCTACATGGTCCCCACCTGTCCTGCTGCAAGGACCAGGACTTCCTCTTTCCACTTAAACTCATACCTGATCCCCCTCCAACAGAACGAGGTACAGAGCCCTTAACCTGAACCATATCCTTAAACTGCTATAATTATGAAGTTGGAAGGCTCTCAGAGAAATTATCCCATgctggtggatcaccagaggtcaggagttcgagaccagcctgaccaacatggagaaacctcatctctactaaaaatagaaaattagccgggcgtagtggtgcatgcctgtaatcccagctacttgggaggctgaggcaggagaatctgatttcgcgccactgcactccagcctaggcaacaagagcaaaacttcatctcaaaaaaaaaaaaaaagaaagaaagaaaaaagaaattatcccaCACTGGCAAGGACAACCTACCCCAGCCCCTGCTTTTCCCCAGCCTAGGACTCACTTTATATTCAATGTTTCCATCTTCAGCCTGAAAAGAAACAGTGAGCAGTTACCATACACTGTACAGACGCAATCCCTACTTCCCCTCAATTCCCACTGGGTCCAGGTAGCTAACTTGAGAAAGCAGGAAGCCCCACTGGCACTTGGTTAGGCAAGTGCCTGTCAAAGGTCAGTGGCAGACAAGATCCTCTATTCAGCCCCAGCATGGCCTCTATGAAGAGAAAGCCTATTAGGACACAAGGAGTCACCCATTTAAGCCAGGAACAGAACACTGAATCAATCCATTCTTTGACCACTGGCAGCACGTTCTTCCTAGATGCAAGAtcatcccttcctccccacctccagggCCTCAAACCTGCTTTTCCCAGAAGTCTATGTctcctctgtgcccaggctgttaAAACCTTTCTTTGTCACTGGTCTAGGAAACACCATTTCCTCCCTGCCTGTCCCTTTCAGCTGATGTCATCTAGAGTAAGAGGCTGCAAGAGGTTCTGGATCAGAGCCAAAGGGTGAGCTCAGCAATGGTCACTACAAGCCTGATGACCGAGAAGATCTAGGTGAGAGAGGAGAAGAGCTCCAAAGCTGGGGCTGAGAGGAACagaaaaactcagaaaatgtAATGAAGCGGACAGACTCGCTATGGCCTTTACCTCTTGCCCCCTAACCTCAGTGGAGGTGAAATCCTGAATCCACCCCACAGTCTCTTCTAGCTCCAGTGGGTAGCACAGCACAGAAGCACCATGTTACCTGAGCCTTCCCCTCCCAGGTACAAAGGGATATGGGATTTGCCTGTTTGGCCAGTCTGCATTTTTCTACCCCCCTctctggatattttatttttcctcttcccttcctgtcATCATTCCATCCCTTCAAGGCTGTCTGGCTCCCAGGCCCTAACAGGTCTTCACTCATAATCTCCACCTCATGGTGTGTTAAGGagattattttttttccccatcaatAAAAACCTTTTAATCATTTTTCTGGGGATGGGTGGCTTCAAAAAATGTGGTACAAGAATGACAGTCTAGGGCCCAGACCAATGGTTCCCAAAGTGAGGTCCTGGGACCAGCAGCATTAGTATCACACGGGAACttgtaagaaatgcaaattctcaggcccatCCTCACTAGTAAGAAAGAATCAGaaattctaggctgggcacggaggctcacgcctgcaatcccagcactttgggaggccgaggcgggtggatcacctgaggtgaggagtttgagaccagcctggccaacatggtgaaaccccatctctactaaaaatacaaaaattatctgggcgtggtggcgggcacctgtaatgccagctactcgggaggctgcagcagaagaatcgcttgagaacccgggaggccgaggttgcagtgagctgagatagccctacagcactccagcctgggtaacagagactccgtctcaaaaaaaaaataaataaataataaataataaaaaaataaaattggccaggcgttgGGGGCCAGCAATCCGGGTGATTCGATACATGCCAAAGTTTGATAACCACTGGcttaggctgtgtgtgtgtgtgtgtgtgtgtgtgtgtgtgtgtgtgtagtgaacATACTGCTCTTTTCCCGAGtactgtgtgtgtgtccgtgtggaACATATTGCTCTTTTCCCGGGTACTCCCCTTCTCCCTGTGGAACAAGTTTATAAGAAGTGGTGGTTACTGTCTGCCTCTCGTCCCAGGATGCAGTCTCTCTTCCCCTATGGCGGCACACGCAGTTGGTCGGGGTGCTCTTCCTGGGATCCCCTTTCTCTACTTCTCTCCTGGGGTAATCTAGATCAGAAGGGGGAGTCCTCCCTCTCTACTCTTCCTCCCTGAGGTCCTGTCACCTGAGAGTCCAGTCTCTGCCCTTCCTCTCTGGGGTCCTGGGACCTGAAAGAGGTGttctcctcccctgcccctcctccctgggGTCTCGACACCGGAAGGGGAGATTAATTATCTGGGTCCCGCCTCCCTAGAGTCCTGGGCCGGAAAGAGTGGCTTCTTCCCGCCCTACCACTTCTCAGGTGCTCACCTCGGGGGGCAGGTACGGGGGGTTGTTGGCTTTGCCCCCTCTGTTCCTTCCgttcttcttctttccctttggCCCCCCGCAGCCGCTGCTGCTGCCGGCCCCCCTAGCCTTGAGGGTTCCGCCCACGGCCGGACCCCCTCCGGGCCGGCAGCAGCCGCCGAACAGCTCCGATACCCGCGAGTCCATTCGCCGCTGCcaccagccccccgcccggcccctCCCCagaccgccgccgccgccgccgtcgccGCCGCCCTTACTGCCACTGCCGTGTCCGGCCGGCCTGAGCAGAGTGGGGTGGGGCTCTGCACAAGCTACGCCCCCCGCCTCCCTGGCCTGCGGGTCGCGTCAGAAA
This region includes:
- the GTPBP2 gene encoding GTP-binding protein 2 isoform X1, whose product is MDSRVSELFGGCCRPGGGPAVGGTLKARGAGSSSGCGGPKGKKKNGRNRGGKANNPPYLPPEAEDGNIEYKLKLVNPSQYRFEHLVTQMKWRLQEGRGEAVYQIGVEDNGLLVGLAEEEMRASLKTLHRMAEKVGADITVLREREVDYDSDLPRKITEVLVRKVPDNQQFLDLRVAVLGNVDSGKSTLLGVLTQGELDNGRGRARLNLFRHLHEIQSGRTSSISFEILGFNSKGEVVNYSDSRTAEEICESSSKMITFIDLAGHHKYLHTTIFGLTSYCPDCALLLVSANTGIAGTTREHLGLALALKVPFFIVVSKIDLCAKTTVERTVRQLERVLKQPGCHKVPMLVTSEDDAVTAAQQFAQSPNVTPIFTLSSVSGESLDLLKVFLNILPPLTNSKEQEELMQQLTEFQVDEIYTVPEVGTVVGGTLSSGICREGDQLVVGPTDDGCFLELRVCSIQRNRSACRVLRAGQAATLALGDFDRALLRKGMVMVSPEMNPTICSVFEAEIVLLFHATTFRRGFQVTVHVGNVRQTAVVEKIHAKDKLRTGEKAVVRFRFLKHPEYLKVGAKLLFREGVTKGIGHVTDVQAITAGEAQANMGF
- the GTPBP2 gene encoding GTP-binding protein 2 isoform X3, producing MFHTDTHTVLGKRAAEDGNIEYKLKLVNPSQYRFEHLVTQMKWRLQEGRGEAVYQIGVEDNGLLVGLAEEEMRASLKTLHRMAEKVGADITVLREREVDYDSDLPRKITEVLVRKVPDNQQFLDLRVAVLGNVDSGKSTLLGVLTQGELDNGRGRARLNLFRHLHEIQSGRTSSISFEILGFNSKGEVVNYSDSRTAEEICESSSKMITFIDLAGHHKYLHTTIFGLTSYCPDCALLLVSANTGIAGTTREHLGLALALKVPFFIVVSKIDLCAKTTVERTVRQLERVLKQPGCHKVPMLVTSEDDAVTAAQQFAQSPNVTPIFTLSSVSGESLDLLKVFLNILPPLTNSKEQEELMQQLTEFQVDEIYTVPEVGTVVGGTLSSGICREGDQLVVGPTDDGCFLELRVCSIQRNRSACRVLRAGQAATLALGDFDRALLRKGMVMVSPEMNPTICSVFEAEIVLLFHATTFRRGFQVTVHVGNVRQTAVVEKIHAKDKLRTGEKAVVRFRFLKHPEYLKVGAKLLFREGVTKGIGHVTDVQAITAGEAQANMGF
- the GTPBP2 gene encoding GTP-binding protein 2 isoform X4, translating into MKWRLQEGRGEAVYQIGVEDNGLLVGLAEEEMRASLKTLHRMAEKVGADITVLREREVDYDSDLPRKITEVLVRKVPDNQQFLDLRVAVLGNVDSGKSTLLGVLTQGELDNGRGRARLNLFRHLHEIQSGRTSSISFEILGFNSKGEVVNYSDSRTAEEICESSSKMITFIDLAGHHKYLHTTIFGLTSYCPDCALLLVSANTGIAGTTREHLGLALALKVPFFIVVSKIDLCAKTTVERTVRQLERVLKQPGCHKVPMLVTSEDDAVTAAQQFAQSPNVTPIFTLSSVSGESLDLLKVFLNILPPLTNSKEQEELMQQLTEFQVDEIYTVPEVGTVVGGTLSSGICREGDQLVVGPTDDGCFLELRVCSIQRNRSACRVLRAGQAATLALGDFDRALLRKGMVMVSPEMNPTICSVFEAEIVLLFHATTFRRGFQVTVHVGNVRQTAVVEKIHAKDKLRTGEKAVVRFRFLKHPEYLKVGAKLLFREGVTKGIGHVTDVQAITAGEAQANMGF
- the GTPBP2 gene encoding GTP-binding protein 2 isoform X2, which produces MDSRVSELFGGCCRPGGGPAVGGTLKARGAGSSSGCGGPKGKKKNGRNRGGKANNPPYLPPEAEDGNIEYKLKLVNPSQYRFEHLVTQMKWRLQEGRGEAVYQIGVEDNGLLVGLAEEEMRASLKTLHRMAEKVGADITVLREREVDYDSDLPRKITEVLVRKVPDNQQFLDLRVAVLGNVDSGKSTLLGVLTQGELDNGRGRARLNLFRHLHEIQSGRTSSISFEILGFNSKGEVVNYSDSRTAEEICESSSKMITFIDLAGHHKYLHTTIFGLTSYCPDCALLLVSANTGIAGTTREHLGLALALKVPFFIVVSKIDLCAKTTVERTVRQLERVLKQPGCHKVPMLVTSEDDAVTAAQQFAQSPNVSGESLDLLKVFLNILPPLTNSKEQEELMQQLTEFQVDEIYTVPEVGTVVGGTLSSGICREGDQLVVGPTDDGCFLELRVCSIQRNRSACRVLRAGQAATLALGDFDRALLRKGMVMVSPEMNPTICSVFEAEIVLLFHATTFRRGFQVTVHVGNVRQTAVVEKIHAKDKLRTGEKAVVRFRFLKHPEYLKVGAKLLFREGVTKGIGHVTDVQAITAGEAQANMGF
- the GTPBP2 gene encoding GTP-binding protein 2 isoform X5, translated to MDSRVSELFGGCCRPGGGPAVGGTLKARGAGSSSGCGGPKGKKKNGRNRGGKANNPPYLPPEAEDGNIEYKLKLVNPSQYRFEHLVTQMKWRLQEGRGEAVYQIGVEDNGLLVGLAEEEMRASLKTLHRMAEKVGADITVLREREVDYDSDLPRKITEVLVRKVPDNQQFLDLRVAVLGNVDSGKSTLLGVLTQGELDNGRGRARLNLFRHLHEIQSGRTSSISFEILGFNSKGEVVNYSDSRTAEEICESSSKMITFIDLAGHHKYLHTTIFGLTSYCPDCALLLVSANTGIAGTTREHLGLALALKVPFFIVVSKIDLCAKTTVERTVRQLERVLKQPGCHKVPMLVTSEDDAVTAAQQFAQSPNVTPIFTLSSVSGESLDLLKVFLNILPPLTNSKEQEELMQQLTEFQVDEIYTVPEVGTVVGGTLSSGICREGDQLVVGPTDDGCFLELRVCSIQRNRSACRVLRAGQAATLALGDFDRALLRKVRAW